The genomic region TCAACGATGCATTGCAATCAATTTCCCATCCAGATGTATTTGCGGCGGGTGATATTGCCTCAATGGTAAATTATCCCCGTCCCAAAGCTGGAGTATTTGCCGTGCGTCAGGGTAAACCTTTATTTAAAAACCTGCGACGGGCAATATTAGGGCGATCTTTACAGCCTTACAAACCACAGAAACAATATTTAAGCTTAATCGGTACGGGAGACGGCAAAGCGATCGCGGCATGGGGAAACTTTGGTTTTGGCGCTACTGGCTGGCTGTGGCGCTGGAAAGATGCGATCGATCGCAAATTTATGCAACGGTTTAGTAATTTGCCAGAAATGGCAGAAAAAAGTCAAAAGTCAAAAGTCAAAAGTCAAAACTTAAAATCCACAATCCAAAATCCTCCGACTCCCGACTCCCGACTCCCGACTCCCTCAAAAATGCCTTGCGCTGGCTGTGGTTCTAAGGTTAGCAGCACAGTTTTAGAAAGGGTACTCAATCAAATCAAGCAAGATAGTACTAACTGGTGCGATCGCCAAGATATTATTATCGGGCTAGATGCTCCTGATGATGCGGCGGTGGTGGAAGTACCAAGAGGATTGTGGATGGTACACACCATAGACCATTTCCGCAGTCTCATCAACGATCCGTATATTTTTGGACAAATTACTGCCAACCATTGCCTCAGCGATATTTTTGCAATGGGTGCGACACCTCAAAGTGCATTGGCGATCGCTACCATTCCCTACGCTTTAGAATCCAAAATAGAAGAAACTCTTTATCAGTTACTATCCGGTGCAGTCAAAGTGCTATCTGACGCGCAGACACCTTTAGTAGGCGGACATACCACTGAAGGAGCTGAATTAGAATTTGGATTATCTTGTAACGGTTTAGTCCACCCCGACAAACTTCTTTGCAAAGGTGGGATGATGTCAGGACAAATCCTAATTTTAACTAAAGCCCTTGGTACGGGAACCCTTTTTGCTGCCGAGATGCAACGGGAAGCTAAAGGAGATTGGATCGATCGCGCCATAATATCGATGTTGCGATCGAATCAAGTCGCAGCTGCTTGTTTGATGGCACATGGAGCCACTGCTTGTACTGATGTTACAGGTTTTGGACTTGCCGGACATTTGTATGAAATGGTTCGAGCTTCCCAAGTGGCTGTAGATTTAGATTTAGAAGCAATTCCCGCCCTAGAAGGTGCGATCGCTACATTACAAAAAGGGATTGTCAGTTCGCTGCAAGCGGAAAATTTACGCATTGCTCATTTTATGACCGATCGAAACATCGCTCGTTCGGAATCCGTCAGCCAGTCTGCTCGGTACTCTCTCTTATTCGATCCGCAGACATCGGGCGGTTTACTAGCATCAATTCCAGCAGAGCAAGCCAGTCAATGTTTAAATAACCTACACGGTTTAGGTTGTACACAAAGTTGCACTATTGGCAAGGTAGTAGATTTAGAGGGCGATCGCCAACCAATCGCCTTATCTATTTTGTAGGGGCGCACAGCTGTGCGCCCCTACCAGATTATGCACGCACGCGGACGATATTACATCATACCCATGCCACCCATGCCACCCATACCACCCATGCCGCCCATGCCGCCCATACCACCCATGTCAGGAGCAGCAGCAGCTTTCTTCTCGGGCTTTTCAACGACTAGGGCTTCGGTCGTTAAAACCATACCAGCAATAGAACCAGCGTTTTGTAATGCCGAACGCACAACCTTAGCAGGATCGAGAATGCCAGCAGCAATCAGATCTTCAAATTCTCCAGTTGCCGCATTATAACCGACGTTGAAATCGGTTTCCCGCACTCTTTCAACGACGACAGAGCCTTCAACTCCTGCATTGTCTGCCATTTGGCGTAAGGGAGCTTCTAGCGCTCTAGCAATGATTTCAGCTGCCACTTTTTCTTCGTCTTGCAGGCTGGCTTTGAATTCGTCCACCTTCTTCGCTAAGTGGATTAGGGTTGTACCACCACCAGGGACGATACCCTCTTCGACTGCGGCTTTCGTCGCGTTCAGCGCGTCTTCAATTCGCAGTTTGCGGTCTTTGAGTTCGGTTTCGGTAGCTGCACCAACTTTAATGACTGCAACACCACCAGCTAGCTTGGCAATTCGCTCTTGCAGTTTCTCTTTGTCGTAGTCCGAGTCAGATTCTGCTAGTTGTTTGCGAATTTGGCTGATGCGCTTTTCCACATCAGCTTTATTTTCGCCTTCGGCGACAATTGTGGTAGATTCTTTGTCGATGATGACTTTACGAGCGACACCCATCATCTCCAAAGAAGCGGTATCCAAGCTTAAGCCGATTTCTTCCGAAATCAACTGACCACCAGTTAGTACGGCGATGTCGCGCAACATTTCTTTACGGCGATCGCCAAATCCTGGAGCTTTAATCGCGCAGACGCTCAACACGCCACGAGCTTTATTCACAACCAAAGTTGCTAAAGCTTCTCCATCGACATCCTCAGCAATAATAATCAAAGGTTGTCCGGCACGAGCGACTTTTTCTAAAATCGAAATCAAATCTTGGATCGTGCTAATTTTCTTGTCTGTAATCAACAGGCGAGGATTCTCAAACTCTGCTACCATCCGCTCGTTGTCGGTGATGAAGTAGGGAGAAATATAACCTCGATCCAACTGCATCCCTTCTACCACGTCTAAATCGGTCGTGAGAGACTTGGATTCCTCAACGGTAATTACACCGTCTTTGGTAACTCTCTCCATTGCCTCAGCGATCATCGCCCCGACTTCTTCATCGTTTCCAGCCGAGACAGTCGCCACAGATGCGATCGCATTTCCTTCGACTGGTTTGGCGACAGCAGCAATTTCTTCTACTAGCTTGGCAACGGTCTTCTCGATTCCGTGACGCAGCGCCACTGGATTTGCACCCGCTGCTACGTTCTTCAATCCCTCGCGAATCATTGCTTGGGCGAGAACTGTCGCCGTAGTCGTACCATCTCCAGCTACATCTTTGGTTTTCGATGCAACTTCCTGAATCAGACGCGCCCCAGTATTTTCTAGGGGGTCTTCCAACTCAATTTCTTTAGCTACGGTAATCCCATCATTGACAATCTGAGGCGCACCGTATTTTTTCTCTAACAGGACGTTGCGACCTTTTGGACCCAGGGTAATTTTCACGGCATCGGCAAGGGCATTCACACCCCGTTCCAATGCCCGCCGCGATTCATCATCAAACGCAACGATTTTTGACATACGCTTCGTTTCCTCAAGCTTCCATTAGTCAATTTAGCACTCTCTTGAGTTGAGTGCTAATGAAACTACTGGCGTTTAGCAATTAGCTAACAGCTAATTGCTAAACGCTAATCGCTCTTAAGCCATAACCATGCCACCATCGACGTTGAAGACTTGACCTGTAATATATCCAGCAGCAGGATCGGCGGCGAGAAAGCGCACCATACCAGCAACTTCTTCGGGTTTGCCGTAACGACTAAGAGGAATATATTTCAGAATATCTTCAGAATCAATGTTGCTAGTCATATCAGTGGTGATAAAACCAGGGGCAACAGCATTGACGATAATGCCACGGGAGGCAAGTTCTTTCGCAACGGTTTTAGTAAATCCGATCGCCCCAGCTTTTGCGGCACTATAGTTTGCTTGACCAGGATTGCCCATTTGTCCGGCTACAGAAGCAATATTAATGATGCGCCCGCTGCGTTGTTTGAGCATGATTTTGCTGACAGCTTTGGTACAAAGGAATACACCTGTAAGATTGAGGTCGATGACTGCTTGCCAGTCTTCCGGTTTCATTCGCAATAACAAAGTATCGCGGGTAATACCAGCATTGTTTACCAAAACATCAATTCGCTTCCATTTTTCTATAACAGTATTAACCAGAGTATCTACTTGAGCCGCGTCCGAGACATCGGCTGGAATTGCGATCGCACTACCCCCCGCCGCCTCAATTTCTTCTACAACTTCTTTAGCAGCGGAACTAGAACTTGCGTAGTTTACAACAACGTTCGCCCCTTCTGCGGCTAAACTCAAAGCGATCGCCCGTCCAATTCCTCGCGAAGCCCCGGTAACGATTGCAACTTGTTGGCGTAACCGTTGTAAATCCTCTGGCAATACTTCCATAAACAATGACTCTTGCGTAAATACTCTCACTTAGCGATCGCACTTAAACCACCGCGCTAACCATCTTATCAAGAGGGAGTAGGGAGTAGGGGAAAGAGAGAGTCGCGGAGCAATTACAAGTCACAAGTCACAAGTCACAATTCAACCCTACACCCGCATCAACACGCACCACTCACCACTACTTGAGATATAACAGTAAAAAAACTGAGTTAAATCTCATGGCTACTAAACAGCAGTTCAATAATTTTGCTGAAATGATCTCTGGTGCTGATGTGCCTGTACTGGTAGATTTTTACGCTGCATGGTGCGGTCCTTGCCAGATGATGGCTCCAATTTTAGAACAAGTAAACGAGCGTCTCAAATCTAAAATCCGTATTGTGAAAATCGATACTGATAAATATCCACAACTCGCTAGTCAATATCAAATTCATGCCTTGCCCACATTAGTACTATTTAAGCAGGGTCAACCAGTCGATCGCATTGAGGGCGTAGTACCAGCACCTAATTTAATCGAACATTTACAAGCTCTAATTTAGTCAAAATATTTCATTCAATAAAAAGCCCGCATTTGCGGGCTTTTACTGTAGGAAAAAGCTATTTTATTCGCAATGATGACAATTATGATAACGGTAATGATATCAGTTATGACAGCAATGAATCGTCAGCGGTTGTCGCTGAAAAACTTTCAGGCGATCGCTCCGCTAACCAACTCATTTTTTCTTTGTCTTTCTTAACTTTAATTAACAATTCTAAATAAGCAATGGGTACGATAATTGGCCAAAAAAGAGTGACTATGACTAAAAATATTCTGAGTAAAAGTAATTGAGAGCGTTTGCCAAGGTCTCGCTGCATGATGTCTGCCCACTGAGTAAACAGACAAGCCGCGATTGTAACATAGAAAGTTGCCCCAGCAGTAATAATTGTTTGTAGCATCATTTTCTAAAAAGTCATTTTCTAAAAACAGGTTGAGTCTGAAAAGAATTCAGCAGCTACCCCAAATCAGCAGCGCGATCGACGAAGTTCTCGTTAACACGCTCTTTTGAGCGCTATGTAGCCCGAACACCCTGTAACGATCTGACCCGAAAGCCTTAACTAATCGATATTTATCCGTAGCACCTTGCTAGTAAATCGCTTTCAAGCCACAAAAGACTCTGACAATAAAATACGCCAGCCCAAAAAGTTATTCCAGACTAGTGCTATGAATGCTCGTACACCCTCACACGCGCTTCCAGCAATTCCCGATCTTGTTTATGTATTATTTCACACTTTTAACTTGCGGACAATACAGAGGCAGCGATCGGAGACAATGAAATTCAAACTCGATATATCTAATACTACGTTGGTACTGAAGATAGAAGACAGTTTATAAAGGTTTTCTTATACATCAAGCGAAGGTTAAGTAATATGAATAGACTGACAGCAACTCTACTAGTTTCTTGTCCCGACCGACAAGGATTAGTCGCAAAAATTGCCAATTTTATTTATGCCAATGGTGGTAACATTATCCATGCCGATCAGCATACAGACTTTGCTGCTGGTTTGTTTCTAACCCGGATTGAATGGCAATTAGAGGGTTTTCATCTATCGCGAGAGTTAATTGCGCCTGCCTTTGGCGCGATCGCGCAGCCTCTAGAGGCTCGATGGCAACTACACTTTTCCGACACCATCCCACGCCTTGCTATTTGGGTGAGTCGGCAAGAACATTGCTTATTCGATTTAATTCTTCGACAACAGGCAAAAGAGTATGCCGCAGAAATTCCCCTGATTATTAGCAATCATCCCGATTTGGAATGGGTGGCAAAACAATTCGGTATAGATTATTACTATATTCCCGTTAACAAAGATAACAAAGCGGCTCAAGAGGAAAAACAGTTAGAACTTTTGCACCAGTACGACATCGATCTCATCGTTCTGGCAAAATATATGCAAATTCTCAGTCCCGAATTTATTACCCGATTTCCTCAAGCAATTAACATTCACCATTCGTTCCTTCCTGCTTTTGTAGGCGCAAATCCATACCAGAAAGCTTACGAACGCGGAGTAAAAATTATCGGTGCTACCGCTCATTACGTAACATCAGAACTCGATGCTGGACCAATTATCGAACAAGATGTCGTCCGCATCAGCCACCGAGATGAGGTCAGCGACCTGATCCGTAAAGGTAAAGATTTAGAACGAGTCGTTTTAGCTAGAGCCGTGCGATCGCATTTACAACACCGTGTCTTAATTTACGGGAATAAGACTGTGGTGTTTGAGTAGTGAAAAGGATTATGCGTAGACTACAACGAAAAGCTGCTCTAACTGATAAAAATACAATTACAGTATTTTTACAGAGGATGATTTTAAGATATAAAATCTACAATCAATTCAGTTCTTAAGAATTTTCTAATATTTGTTCCATCTACAAAGGCAATTTCTATGTCAATTCTAGAGAAATTCTTCACCTTCGGCTTTGTCTCTACTTTTAGTGTAGCCCTCATAGCAACCTGGTGGCGCTACATTCCTAGCATAGTTGCTACTTATCGCAAGATTATGAGTAAGTATGGACAAACAGAATTAACAGTTAATAGTTAATATTGAATATTTCCATTGTGTCCTATTAAATTAAATTCTGAGGTATTTGTTTCATTCTCATTTGGATTTGTAAAGCTAACTGACCTGCTTGCGCCGTCATTTCTTCAACTCTGAGTGCTATTCCTTCTAGATCGAAATATGGTAACTCCATCCATTGTTTGACTTTTTCCATTAATGATAGCGCGATCGCAAAAGATATTCCTTCATTGCGATCGCATTGAAAATTTTCAACGATAACTGGTTGCTTCTGGGTACGGGGGCGAAATGTAGCTGTAAAACCGAGTGGCTGCGTTTCGCCTTTTTCGTGCAACAACACCTTACCATCGAAGACCATTTTGTTATCTCCGGGTAACTGTAATTGCATCTGCTGCATTTCTAAAATAACAGTTTGTCCGTCTACATTTATTTTAAAATTACGTGCTTTTTTTAATACGTACTCGGACTTCAAAGCGCGATTTAAATCTGGTTCTGTAATGACAATTTTGGCAATAGCATCTAACGGTTTATCTAATTCAACCTTGCCAAAAAGAGCGCTGAGTGGATTCACATCAACTTTATCCGTCTGCACCTCAATTTCTTGCAGGCGGATGTCTTTTTGTATAACTACGCCTTGTCCAGTAAAATCTACTGAATCTGCTTGCCCTAAAATTAGCTTTAAGAGATTTGTTTGAATATCAACATCAATTTTTTCAGCGTTATCTACTTGGCTAGATATTCCTACTTCTGCTACTGCATCGATGACTTGTTCTTCTAACCGTGGCTCGTTATCCATCTTGCGATCGCATCCTTTTGACTCTGCTTGAGATCGATGTTAGACCCGCAGTATTAAGGAATGTATCTGCAATTTGGCATAAGAATGAATGGTAGGGTGGGCAATACCCACCTTACTTATAACCAACAACTGACATTTGCATCCCATTTTCAGAAGGGACAATTGTAATGCCTCGCCGAACTGGAGAAACGGGACGAGAATTTGCTAGTTCTAATTCATACTGCGATAACACAGCAGCAAGTACGAGTTTCATTTCATATAGCGAAAAAGCTGCACCAATACAACCGCGACTACCACCACCAAAGGGAAGATATTCAAAGGGTGAAAATTTTTGTTGTAGGAATCTTTCTGGTTGAAATTTTTCTGGTTGAGGATAGATTTCTTCTCTTCTATGGGTGAGGTAAATACAAGGTATGATAATTGTCCCAGCGTTGAATTTATCTCCTGCAATTTGTACGGAGTCTCTTACCATTCGAGGAGTACAAATTAAAGCAATGGGGTGAACTCGGAGGGATTCTTGACAGATAGCAGTAAGATATGGGAGTTGGGCGATCGCATCTGGTTGAGTACGATCTGCATTATTCAATTCTTGTTGTAGGCGATCGCGCACTTGTGGATGAGAATGGATCAGGTAAAATGCCCATGCTAAGGCTGCTGCTGTAGTTTCATAGCCTAATAATAAAAGAGACATCAACTGATCGCGTAATTCCTCATCATTCATCTGCTGTCCATTTTCATCCCGTGCCGACATTAACATTGATAAAATATCGGTGCGGGTTGAATCGTTTTCTCGTCGCCGTTGCGATATTTCTGCATAGATTAATTGGTCAATTTGTTGTCTGCGCCTGACAAAATGTCCCCAAGGACTCCACGCACCTAAATCTTTTTGTAATGGGGGAAAAAAGAATAAACTGGAGTACCAGGGAGTAGTAACATCTTCTAGTAGCGAACTTAACTGAACTTTTAATTGTTCGTACCTTTCCCCAGGACTAATACCGAATACAACTTGTAAAATAATTTGTAGAGTAATGTCGGGGAGGAAGTGGTTAATAGAAATCTGTTTGCCAATTTGCCATTGTTGAGTCACAGCTTGAGTAATTTGACAAATAATTTGCCCGTAAGCTTTCATGCGATCGCCATGAAAAGGAGGTAGCATTAATTGGCGTTGGCGTTGATGACTTTTCCCTTCTTGTAAAATTAAAGATTGCTCCCCCATCAAAGGTTGAAATACGTGAGTTGCTTTTTTATAATCAAATTGCTCTGAAGGAATAGCGAAAATCTCTTTAATTGCTTGTGGCTGGCTGAAAAATACAACTGGCGGAGAATTTAAACCTAAAACTCTCACAGCAAATGGGTCGCTGTATTTGTTGGCACAAGTGGTTAAAAACTCGATTGGATTGGCAATTAGCTGGAGCGTTTGCAGTAATGCTGGAGTTTTGTTTACCTCAGTTAACTTCATCTTAAATTGGTAGACAATGCTGTTACGGAGATTTATTTATATATTAACTAAAAATTATTTGAGAATAAAAATATATTTTTATTTATTAGGGCAGCAGCAACGATTTTGAATCAAGTATAAGTTGTTAAAAATCCATTTCAGAATTTTATCATATCACTTCGATCTCACTCAATGAATTTTCGATTGAAACTAATTTTTGGGCGCGCTCATCTGCGTCAGAATTTCTGCTGTAAACATGCGATCTATAGTTAGACAAATCCAACTGATATGTATAGACAGACCGTATACAACATAAAGCAGAGATTAAATGTAAAATAATTAAAATTATCTAAAAAGTACAAATACTCAAATTAGAGAGGGTCTTCAGCATGACGGCATCGACCGAAGCGGCAAAGATAGTAACACCAGAATTTTGTCAAGGAATTCAGTATTTTGGCGAAACTTTGCCAGGATTCGAGCAATATGGCAAACAAGCAGCGATCGCACCCAATAAAACTGCTATTACCGATCCTAGCGATCCGACGGCTGTATTTCAAACCCTCCTCTATGCCGATGCTTTACGTTATTTAACAGTCCAGGTTACGGGGAGTAAAGCTTCGGGACACCCTGGTGGCTTTGCCTCGCAAGTAGAAGCTTATGCAGCTTTAGTAATGTTGGGTTACAAAAACATCATTACCGAAGTCGGACACCACGCCCCAGGATTTTACAGCGCCATGTTCTTAGATCGTTCGTTAGAAGACATGGGCATTACTACTGTACAACAATTGCGCGATCGCTTCCGCGAACATCACGGTTTATTGGGACACCTTTCTGGCTTTATTCCTGGTATTCTCGCCCCTGCGGGACCATTGGGACAAGGGCAACACTTCGCCATGTCAGCCGCCCGTCTCCACCCCGATCAATTATTCCCCGTCACGATTGGCGATGGTGGGTTAGGCGAACCCTACATCATGAGTAGCATGGCGCATTTCCACACAGCCTATCCAGGCGTGACAAATTTCTTGCCCGTCTTGGTGTGGAATGGCTACAGTCAGGAACATCATAGTATGGTGTCCACTCAATCCAACGAACGGATGATGGCATACTGGCACGGTAACGGTTTTGAAGAAGTCGTGTTAGTCGATGCCAAAGACTTTGACGACAAAAACCAACCAGGCGATTATGTCGATAGTACGGCTTTTTCCTTCGAGCAGCGCTTAGCTTTCACCAAAGCCGTGTTAGTTGCAACCGATGAAGCTACCCGTTCGGCTTTGAGTGGAAAACTGACGGTATTAATCATCAAACAATTAAAAGGGGCTGGAGTCCATGCGAGAGGGGCA from Chroococcidiopsis sp. SAG 2025 harbors:
- the selD gene encoding selenide, water dikinase SelD yields the protein MQRSQLVTKDLVLIGGGHSHAIVLRMLGMKPIPGIRVTLITEASDTPYSGMLPGHVAGFYTHEECHIDLRRLAQFARVQFYRDRVVGLDLVNKKVICAKRPSVAYDLLSVDIGSTPAQISVPGAAEYAIPAKPVAQFLQHWYDLCRDVTCNVSTLRLGIVGGGAGGVELAMAMQGHLQSIRSPQPPLKRGAKSSRLFREEREDRDLEIHLFQRGAELMPNYNCWVRHRCQEILIHKGIQLHLKETVCEIQVKSFPTPDSRTGGFGNSPLPTPYTIKCESGLQVECDRLFWVTQASAPDWLQAAGIATDERGFILVNDALQSISHPDVFAAGDIASMVNYPRPKAGVFAVRQGKPLFKNLRRAILGRSLQPYKPQKQYLSLIGTGDGKAIAAWGNFGFGATGWLWRWKDAIDRKFMQRFSNLPEMAEKSQKSKVKSQNLKSTIQNPPTPDSRLPTPSKMPCAGCGSKVSSTVLERVLNQIKQDSTNWCDRQDIIIGLDAPDDAAVVEVPRGLWMVHTIDHFRSLINDPYIFGQITANHCLSDIFAMGATPQSALAIATIPYALESKIEETLYQLLSGAVKVLSDAQTPLVGGHTTEGAELEFGLSCNGLVHPDKLLCKGGMMSGQILILTKALGTGTLFAAEMQREAKGDWIDRAIISMLRSNQVAAACLMAHGATACTDVTGFGLAGHLYEMVRASQVAVDLDLEAIPALEGAIATLQKGIVSSLQAENLRIAHFMTDRNIARSESVSQSARYSLLFDPQTSGGLLASIPAEQASQCLNNLHGLGCTQSCTIGKVVDLEGDRQPIALSIL
- the groL gene encoding chaperonin GroEL (60 kDa chaperone family; promotes refolding of misfolded polypeptides especially under stressful conditions; forms two stacked rings of heptamers to form a barrel-shaped 14mer; ends can be capped by GroES; misfolded proteins enter the barrel where they are refolded when GroES binds), coding for MSKIVAFDDESRRALERGVNALADAVKITLGPKGRNVLLEKKYGAPQIVNDGITVAKEIELEDPLENTGARLIQEVASKTKDVAGDGTTTATVLAQAMIREGLKNVAAGANPVALRHGIEKTVAKLVEEIAAVAKPVEGNAIASVATVSAGNDEEVGAMIAEAMERVTKDGVITVEESKSLTTDLDVVEGMQLDRGYISPYFITDNERMVAEFENPRLLITDKKISTIQDLISILEKVARAGQPLIIIAEDVDGEALATLVVNKARGVLSVCAIKAPGFGDRRKEMLRDIAVLTGGQLISEEIGLSLDTASLEMMGVARKVIIDKESTTIVAEGENKADVEKRISQIRKQLAESDSDYDKEKLQERIAKLAGGVAVIKVGAATETELKDRKLRIEDALNATKAAVEEGIVPGGGTTLIHLAKKVDEFKASLQDEEKVAAEIIARALEAPLRQMADNAGVEGSVVVERVRETDFNVGYNAATGEFEDLIAAGILDPAKVVRSALQNAGSIAGMVLTTEALVVEKPEKKAAAAPDMGGMGGMGGMGGMGGMGGMGMM
- the fabG gene encoding 3-oxoacyl-[acyl-carrier-protein] reductase translates to MEVLPEDLQRLRQQVAIVTGASRGIGRAIALSLAAEGANVVVNYASSSSAAKEVVEEIEAAGGSAIAIPADVSDAAQVDTLVNTVIEKWKRIDVLVNNAGITRDTLLLRMKPEDWQAVIDLNLTGVFLCTKAVSKIMLKQRSGRIINIASVAGQMGNPGQANYSAAKAGAIGFTKTVAKELASRGIIVNAVAPGFITTDMTSNIDSEDILKYIPLSRYGKPEEVAGMVRFLAADPAAGYITGQVFNVDGGMVMA
- the trxA gene encoding thioredoxin, with product MATKQQFNNFAEMISGADVPVLVDFYAAWCGPCQMMAPILEQVNERLKSKIRIVKIDTDKYPQLASQYQIHALPTLVLFKQGQPVDRIEGVVPAPNLIEHLQALI
- the purU gene encoding formyltetrahydrofolate deformylase; translation: MNRLTATLLVSCPDRQGLVAKIANFIYANGGNIIHADQHTDFAAGLFLTRIEWQLEGFHLSRELIAPAFGAIAQPLEARWQLHFSDTIPRLAIWVSRQEHCLFDLILRQQAKEYAAEIPLIISNHPDLEWVAKQFGIDYYYIPVNKDNKAAQEEKQLELLHQYDIDLIVLAKYMQILSPEFITRFPQAINIHHSFLPAFVGANPYQKAYERGVKIIGATAHYVTSELDAGPIIEQDVVRISHRDEVSDLIRKGKDLERVVLARAVRSHLQHRVLIYGNKTVVFE
- a CDS encoding DUF2993 domain-containing protein produces the protein MDNEPRLEEQVIDAVAEVGISSQVDNAEKIDVDIQTNLLKLILGQADSVDFTGQGVVIQKDIRLQEIEVQTDKVDVNPLSALFGKVELDKPLDAIAKIVITEPDLNRALKSEYVLKKARNFKINVDGQTVILEMQQMQLQLPGDNKMVFDGKVLLHEKGETQPLGFTATFRPRTQKQPVIVENFQCDRNEGISFAIALSLMEKVKQWMELPYFDLEGIALRVEEMTAQAGQLALQIQMRMKQIPQNLI
- a CDS encoding cytochrome P450; its protein translation is MKLTEVNKTPALLQTLQLIANPIEFLTTCANKYSDPFAVRVLGLNSPPVVFFSQPQAIKEIFAIPSEQFDYKKATHVFQPLMGEQSLILQEGKSHQRQRQLMLPPFHGDRMKAYGQIICQITQAVTQQWQIGKQISINHFLPDITLQIILQVVFGISPGERYEQLKVQLSSLLEDVTTPWYSSLFFFPPLQKDLGAWSPWGHFVRRRQQIDQLIYAEISQRRRENDSTRTDILSMLMSARDENGQQMNDEELRDQLMSLLLLGYETTAAALAWAFYLIHSHPQVRDRLQQELNNADRTQPDAIAQLPYLTAICQESLRVHPIALICTPRMVRDSVQIAGDKFNAGTIIIPCIYLTHRREEIYPQPEKFQPERFLQQKFSPFEYLPFGGGSRGCIGAAFSLYEMKLVLAAVLSQYELELANSRPVSPVRRGITIVPSENGMQMSVVGYK